TAGATGGAATTATCGCCATCGGTAAGTATTCCCAAAAGGAAGTAGAGGAACTAGCCCAAATCACACAAAATCTCGTCTTTGTAGATAGCTCCCCCGATGAGAAAAGATTCTCTTCTGTAGTAATAGACTTTTACAATGCCGTAAAGGAAGTTATCACATACTTAAACTCAAACTGTCAAAACATCGCCTTTTTAGGGGGAAGGGAAACGGTAGGGGATGGAATTTCCATTATAGACCAGCGGGAAAAGTATTTTAAAGAAATAGCCCAAAACTTAAATATCTATAAAGAAAATCTGGTAAAAATAGGGGAATTTACCTATGAATCGGGATACAACATGGCCTTAGAAATCCTATCCCAAAAAGTAGATGGAATATTTGCAGCCAACGATGCCATAGCCATTGGTGCCATCAAAGCTATCCAGGAAAAGGGACTAGCAATACCGGAAGATATTAAAATAATCGGGTTTGACGATATCCCGGCAGCAGCTTATGTCACACCACCCCTTTCCACTATCAGAGTCCATAAAGAATACATGGGACTTACGGCAGTAAAATTGTTAACAGAACAATTGTTAGAAGAAAACATCCCTAAAAAAATAGTAATACCAACAGAATTAGTCTTGAGAAAAACCACTTAAAAGCAAAGAACTCAAAATCTTTGCTTTTTATTTTTTTAATCCACCTTTGTCGAAAGGTGTCGAAGAAAAATTCTTGAAAAATAAGCAGGACTATAGTATCATATAAAAACATAAAGAAGAAATTTAGCTTTTTAGGCAGGATTATAAAGATTTGTGTAGAATATAAAAAAATAGTATATTACATTAAAGGGGAAATAGGTTATGGGAGAAGTTATAAGAGTTGTCAACAATAGAATAAGGAACTTTTTTGGAGATGTTGTCTTTAAATTAGACAATTTATCCCTTTTAAAAAGGAAAATCTTCTTAGTAACAGTAGATATTATTTTTATACACCTCTCATTGATAGTAGCCCTTTACTTAAAATATGGCCCAGGCTTTTCTTTAAGTAGATTATCAACATATTTGTACTACTCCACCATCGCTACTATTGTAATGATTGGCTCATTGTATATCAATAATATCTATAAAAGTCTGTGGAGATTTGCCAGTTTAGAAGAGTTAATCCTTATATTACAAGGTGTTACTTTAGGTACATTCCTTATAGGACTTTTAAGCTATTTTTCTCCCATTACACCAGAGTTCACCTTATACATAATTTTTTATCTACTATTACTATTTTCCATCGGAGGTTCTAGGATATCTTACAGATTATTAAGAAGGGCATTTCACTCCCACAACAGAGATTATAACTCTTATTCTAGGGTAATGGTAATCGGTGGAGGGGAAGCTGGAGCTATTTTAATTAAAGAATTGCTCCACAGCAAAGAGTTAAATAAAAAACCGGTAGCAATTATAGATGATAATCCATGTAAACAAGGATGTATGATTCACAAAGTTCCCGTTGTAGGAAATAGAACTCAAATAATACCTGCTGCTAAAAATTTAGCTATCGACGAAATTATAATAGCAATGCCATCAGCAGGTAAAAAAGAAATAAAGGAAATCTTAAACATCTGTAAACAAACAAAATGTAAAATTAAAACACTTCCAGGAATATATGAAATAGTTGATGGAAAGGTAAGTATCAACTTTGTAAGGGATGTAGAAATAGAAGATTTATTAGGTAGAGAACCGGTTAGTGTAGATTTAAAGGAAATAAGCAGTTACTTAAAGGACCAAATAGTACTAGTAACCGGTGGTGGAGGTTCTATAGGTTCAGAACTATGCCGACAAATAGCTTCATTTGAACCTAAAAAACTAATAATTCTAGACATCTATGAAAACAACGCCTATGAGATCCAACAAGAACTTTTAAGAAAATACCGTCAAAAAATTGATTTAGAAGTAATAATAGCTTCCATAAGGGATAAAAAGAGAATAGAACAAATCTTTAGGACATACCGTCCTCAAATAGTTTTCCATGCAGCAGCCCATAAACACGTACCCTTAATGGAAAAAAGTCCAACGGAAGCCATAGAAAACAACGTATTTGGCACCTTAAATGTAGCAGAATGTGCCGATAAATATAACGCAAAAAGGTTTGTACTAATATCTACAGATAAAGCAGTTAATCCCACAAACATCATGGGAGCAACTAAAAGATTAGCAGAAATGATCATCCAAACAATGGATCAAAAAAGTAATACAGAATTTGTAGCAGTCCGCTTTGGTAATGTCTTAGGAAGTAACGGCAGTGTAATACCACTTTTCAAAAAACAAATAGCAGAAGGTGGTCCCGTCACAGTAACCCATCCAGAAATTACCCGATACTTCATGACAATACCCGAAGCAGTACAACTAGTAATCCAAGCAGGAGCCATGGCAAAGGGTGGAGAAATCTTTGTTTTAGATATGGGTGATCCAGTAAAAATAGTTGACCTAGCCAAAGACTTAATCAAATTATCAGGTTTAGAACCAGATGTAGACATAAAAATAGAGTTTATCGGCTTAAGACCCGGTGAAAAACTTTACGAAGAGCTACTAATAGCAGAAGAAGGCTTACAAAAAACAGCCCACAACAAAATCTTCATCGGATCACCAATTTCCATAGATGAATACAAACTTAAAATTCAACTAGAAAGCTTAAGAAAATTCATCCAATCAGAACAAAAGGAAGTAATAATATCGCTAATGCAAGAAATAGTACCTACTTATAAAACAAAAGTGGTGTAGTTTTTTAATCTAGTAAAAAATTTGATTATAGAGATATTCCAATTTGCACTAATTAATTAATTAAATTTTGAAAGGAAGTATTATTAATGCATATACCTTTTTCTCCTCCAGATATAACACAATTAGAAATAGATGAAGTAGTAAATACGCTAAAATCAGGTTGGATAACAACAGGACCTAAGACAAAATTGTTTGAAAAAAAAATTGCTGAATACTGCAATACTTCAAAAGCAGTTTGCTTAAATTCAGCTACTGCTGCAATGGAAATGACATTAAGATTATTAGGAATAGGTGAAGGGGATGAAGTAATTACTTCAGCTTATACCTATTCTGCATCTGCAAGTGTCATTCACCATGTTGGTGCTAAAATAGTTTTAGTTGATACTGCAAAAGATTCATTTCATATTGATTATGAACAACTAGAAAAAGTTATAACAGAAAAAACAAAAGCTGTTATACCTGTTGATATAGCTGGTGTAATGTGTGATTACGATAGAGTGTTTGAAGTTATAAATAGAAAGAAAGATTTATTTAATCCATCAAATAAAATACAAAAAGTAATAGGTAGAGTTGCAGTTATAGCTGATGCGGCCCATTCCTTTGGAGCTACATATAAAGGGAGGAAAAGTGGACAAGTTGCTGACTTTACATGTTTCTCATTTCATGCAGTGAAAAATTTAACTACTGCTGAAGGTGGAGCAGTCACTTGGAGAGATATACCTGGAATTGATAATGAAGAAATTTATAAAGAATATATGTTATTATCTCTTCATGGTCAATCAAAGGATGCATTAGCTAAAACCAAAGCAGGTGCTTGGGAATATGATATAGTTTATCCTGCTTATAAATGTAATATGACAGATATTATGGCAGCTATAGGATTGGCTCAATTAAAGAGATATCTTAAAATTTTAGAGAGAAGAAAACAAATTATAGAGATGTATGATAAATCTTTATTAAGTGATAAAGTAGATGTCTTAAAACATTATGGTAACGATTTTTCATCAAGTGGACATTTGTACCTTGTAAGGTTACTTGGCAAAGATGAAGAATATAGAAATAGAGTTATAGAAAAAATGGCTGAAAAAGGTATAGCAACAAATGTTCATTATAAACCATTACCAATGCTTACTGCATATAAAAAGTTAGGCTTTGATATAAAAGACTATCCTAACGCATTTGATATGTATAAAAATGAGATTACATTACCATTACATACATTACTTACTGATGAGC
The Anaerobranca californiensis DSM 14826 genome window above contains:
- a CDS encoding polysaccharide biosynthesis protein, translated to MGEVIRVVNNRIRNFFGDVVFKLDNLSLLKRKIFLVTVDIIFIHLSLIVALYLKYGPGFSLSRLSTYLYYSTIATIVMIGSLYINNIYKSLWRFASLEELILILQGVTLGTFLIGLLSYFSPITPEFTLYIIFYLLLLFSIGGSRISYRLLRRAFHSHNRDYNSYSRVMVIGGGEAGAILIKELLHSKELNKKPVAIIDDNPCKQGCMIHKVPVVGNRTQIIPAAKNLAIDEIIIAMPSAGKKEIKEILNICKQTKCKIKTLPGIYEIVDGKVSINFVRDVEIEDLLGREPVSVDLKEISSYLKDQIVLVTGGGGSIGSELCRQIASFEPKKLIILDIYENNAYEIQQELLRKYRQKIDLEVIIASIRDKKRIEQIFRTYRPQIVFHAAAHKHVPLMEKSPTEAIENNVFGTLNVAECADKYNAKRFVLISTDKAVNPTNIMGATKRLAEMIIQTMDQKSNTEFVAVRFGNVLGSNGSVIPLFKKQIAEGGPVTVTHPEITRYFMTIPEAVQLVIQAGAMAKGGEIFVLDMGDPVKIVDLAKDLIKLSGLEPDVDIKIEFIGLRPGEKLYEELLIAEEGLQKTAHNKIFIGSPISIDEYKLKIQLESLRKFIQSEQKEVIISLMQEIVPTYKTKVV
- a CDS encoding DegT/DnrJ/EryC1/StrS family aminotransferase; this translates as MHIPFSPPDITQLEIDEVVNTLKSGWITTGPKTKLFEKKIAEYCNTSKAVCLNSATAAMEMTLRLLGIGEGDEVITSAYTYSASASVIHHVGAKIVLVDTAKDSFHIDYEQLEKVITEKTKAVIPVDIAGVMCDYDRVFEVINRKKDLFNPSNKIQKVIGRVAVIADAAHSFGATYKGRKSGQVADFTCFSFHAVKNLTTAEGGAVTWRDIPGIDNEEIYKEYMLLSLHGQSKDALAKTKAGAWEYDIVYPAYKCNMTDIMAAIGLAQLKRYLKILERRKQIIEMYDKSLLSDKVDVLKHYGNDFSSSGHLYLVRLLGKDEEYRNRVIEKMAEKGIATNVHYKPLPMLTAYKKLGFDIKDYPNAFDMYKNEITLPLHTLLTDEQVEYVIDSFKEIFE
- a CDS encoding LacI family DNA-binding transcriptional regulator; this encodes MATIKDIAQKAGVSPATVSRVLNNDSTLNVTIETKRKILQIAEELGYTKIIKPPLQKKYTNPIIGIYQWFSKDSEMFSPYYLAIRMGIEKQCHIENIGVKTLFKRDKSFSEAFIDVDGIIAIGKYSQKEVEELAQITQNLVFVDSSPDEKRFSSVVIDFYNAVKEVITYLNSNCQNIAFLGGRETVGDGISIIDQREKYFKEIAQNLNIYKENLVKIGEFTYESGYNMALEILSQKVDGIFAANDAIAIGAIKAIQEKGLAIPEDIKIIGFDDIPAAAYVTPPLSTIRVHKEYMGLTAVKLLTEQLLEENIPKKIVIPTELVLRKTT